The following are from one region of the Mucilaginibacter terrenus genome:
- a CDS encoding ATP-dependent Clp protease adaptor ClpS: protein MPTEVQEETFTLEEVLAGLKEMHRLILWNDDHNTFDHVIHCMMKYLDYSEPQAEKIAWKVHNDGKCAVLEGSFTEMEIYRKILQQEGLTVSVD from the coding sequence ATGCCAACCGAAGTACAGGAAGAGACCTTCACGCTAGAAGAGGTATTGGCCGGGCTGAAAGAGATGCACCGCCTTATTTTGTGGAACGATGACCATAATACATTTGACCACGTTATTCATTGCATGATGAAGTACCTTGACTATTCTGAACCTCAGGCCGAAAAGATAGCCTGGAAGGTTCATAACGATGGTAAATGTGCTGTACTCGAAGGCTCATTTACCGAGATGGAGATCTATCGTAAAATACTCCAGCAGGAAGGTTTAACCGTTAGTGTAGATTAG
- a CDS encoding TolC family protein — protein sequence MTKLIRLLSLLLLMAAVTISKANAQTDTLRLTFKDAEQMFMANNLQLLAQKYNVDASKALIQQARLWDNPVLSTDQNITDATHKFFDHSGTNGQILVQLSQVIKTAGKRGKQIQIATDDAKIQQAQFDDLLRNLHYNLLLDLAQIASLNDQRKVYQLEIASATRIVDATDKAYQAGNNSLKDVVRLKALLFGLRNDLVAIDSQLNSLESELKTLLVVDADKFILPQITYNTPDAVLNAALLAEQARTSRADYLADRYLLEQNNHNLALQKALAVPDVTIGGTYDQNSSYARNYVGLEISLPLPFFNRNQGNIKSARLNVLEQEATVKNSELQLKNDVYSAVQQYNISKELLGNQETDFYNKYDQIYRGMFKAFQQRQISLQEFVDFFDSYRETKLKILQQQLNLQKAIADVNYAVGSTVINPL from the coding sequence ATGACTAAGTTAATCCGCCTTTTATCGCTGCTATTGTTAATGGCAGCCGTAACCATCTCAAAGGCAAATGCTCAAACAGATACCCTCAGGCTTACTTTTAAAGACGCCGAGCAAATGTTTATGGCCAATAACCTGCAATTGCTCGCGCAAAAATACAATGTAGATGCCTCAAAAGCTTTAATACAGCAGGCCAGGCTGTGGGACAATCCTGTGTTGAGTACCGACCAGAACATTACCGATGCTACCCACAAGTTTTTTGACCACAGCGGCACAAACGGCCAGATACTGGTGCAGCTAAGCCAGGTAATAAAAACAGCCGGCAAGCGCGGCAAGCAAATACAAATCGCAACCGACGACGCCAAAATACAGCAGGCCCAGTTTGACGACCTTTTACGTAACCTGCACTACAACCTCCTATTGGACCTTGCCCAGATAGCAAGCCTGAACGATCAGCGAAAGGTGTACCAGTTAGAAATTGCATCAGCCACGCGTATAGTAGACGCTACCGACAAAGCCTACCAAGCAGGTAATAACTCCCTTAAAGATGTAGTACGTTTAAAAGCTTTATTGTTTGGCCTACGAAACGACCTGGTTGCAATAGACAGCCAATTGAATAGCCTGGAAAGCGAATTGAAAACCCTGCTGGTAGTAGATGCAGATAAATTTATACTACCCCAAATAACATATAATACCCCTGATGCGGTTTTGAACGCGGCCCTGCTTGCTGAGCAGGCCCGTACAAGCCGCGCCGATTACCTTGCAGATCGATATCTTCTTGAGCAGAACAACCATAACCTTGCATTGCAAAAAGCACTTGCCGTACCTGATGTTACTATAGGTGGAACTTACGACCAAAACAGCAGTTACGCCCGCAACTATGTCGGCCTCGAGATAAGCTTGCCATTGCCCTTCTTCAACCGCAATCAGGGAAATATCAAATCTGCAAGGCTAAATGTATTGGAGCAGGAAGCAACTGTAAAGAACAGCGAACTGCAATTAAAGAATGATGTGTACTCGGCGGTACAGCAGTACAACATTAGTAAAGAATTGCTGGGTAACCAGGAGACTGACTTCTATAACAAGTACGATCAAATCTACAGGGGCATGTTCAAGGCTTTTCAGCAGCGCCAAATCAGCCTGCAGGAATTTGTAGACTTTTTTGATTCCTATCGGGAAACCAAACTTAAAATACTTCAACAACAGCTTAACCTGCAGAAAGCCATTGCCGATGTTAATTACGCAGTAGGCTCAACAGTAATTAATCCGCTATAA
- a CDS encoding 4'-phosphopantetheinyl transferase family protein, which yields MAIAYRHQVDDDTEFALWRIEEGADELYNQLQLDDHEKAFTKQLSASKRYLHWLGTRVLLRKMLKTDEYIDCKVDAHGKPYLVTLPYHISLSHSFDYAAVMISKTSPVGIDIEQIKQKVERIANKFMNQDELAGINERTKIQQLYVAWCAKEAVYKCHGQKEVSFLDNITLKPFSFEGHGIVDVSLAKADMHIDYEVNYLQYDDYMIGYVKG from the coding sequence ATGGCTATTGCGTACCGGCACCAGGTAGATGATGATACTGAATTTGCTTTATGGCGGATAGAAGAAGGTGCCGACGAGCTATATAACCAGCTGCAGCTGGACGACCACGAAAAGGCCTTTACTAAACAGCTAAGCGCAAGCAAGCGCTACCTGCATTGGCTGGGCACCCGCGTACTGCTTCGCAAGATGTTGAAAACGGATGAATACATTGACTGCAAGGTAGACGCTCATGGTAAACCTTACCTGGTTACTTTACCCTACCATATATCATTAAGCCACTCTTTTGATTACGCTGCTGTAATGATCAGCAAAACAAGTCCGGTTGGAATTGACATTGAGCAAATAAAGCAGAAGGTAGAGCGGATTGCCAATAAATTTATGAACCAGGATGAACTTGCCGGCATTAACGAACGCACAAAAATACAACAGCTTTATGTAGCCTGGTGTGCTAAGGAGGCCGTTTACAAGTGTCACGGGCAGAAAGAAGTATCTTTTCTGGACAATATCACGTTAAAGCCGTTCTCTTTTGAAGGGCACGGCATTGTAGATGTAAGCCTTGCCAAGGCTGATATGCATATTGATTACGAGGTTAATTACCTGCAATACGATGATTATATGATTGGATACGTAAAGGGATGA
- a CDS encoding efflux RND transporter periplasmic adaptor subunit: MKNSIIYIIAAATLGLAACQHEKSGTMETKQVCISDSLAKMVKIDTAKTTQMKDELSLSGEVSFDENKVVKVFPFTSGQVLDVKVSLGDKVSRGQVLAVIRSADVAGNYTDLTSTRADLAISKRQLEQAEYLYKNGISSERDYTEAKENYNKALASNSKVRDQIAINGGGNTNSSGTLVIKAPGDGYIVEKNIAAGNFIRPDNNNSLFTISDMKDVWIWANVFESDIAKVKLGYDAKITTLAYPDKAFTGKVDQVGSVLDPDSKVMKVRIALSNPGMLLKPEMFTNVIITNKEANSSVSIPASSVIFDSSKNFVVVYNSKCDLQVREVNVIKTVDDITYIAAGLKPGDKVISKSQLLLYNALTED; this comes from the coding sequence ATGAAAAATAGCATCATATATATAATTGCTGCTGCCACACTGGGGCTTGCAGCCTGCCAGCACGAAAAAAGTGGCACTATGGAAACCAAGCAGGTATGCATTAGCGATTCACTTGCCAAGATGGTGAAGATAGACACTGCAAAAACCACACAAATGAAGGATGAGCTTTCCTTATCTGGCGAGGTGTCGTTTGACGAGAACAAGGTAGTTAAGGTATTTCCGTTTACCAGCGGGCAGGTGCTTGATGTAAAAGTATCATTGGGCGACAAGGTATCGCGCGGACAAGTGCTTGCTGTTATTCGCAGTGCTGATGTGGCGGGAAACTACACCGACCTGACCTCTACCCGGGCCGATCTTGCCATCAGCAAACGCCAGCTTGAACAAGCCGAGTACCTGTACAAAAACGGCATATCAAGCGAACGCGATTACACCGAAGCTAAAGAAAATTATAACAAAGCACTTGCATCTAACAGCAAAGTACGCGACCAGATAGCTATTAACGGCGGCGGTAACACCAACTCCAGCGGAACGCTTGTTATTAAAGCACCCGGCGACGGCTACATAGTAGAAAAGAATATTGCTGCAGGCAACTTTATCCGTCCCGATAATAACAACAGCTTATTTACCATCTCTGATATGAAAGATGTTTGGATCTGGGCCAATGTATTTGAAAGTGATATAGCGAAGGTAAAATTGGGCTACGATGCCAAAATAACTACCCTGGCGTATCCCGACAAAGCCTTTACAGGTAAGGTAGACCAGGTGGGATCGGTACTTGACCCGGACAGCAAAGTAATGAAAGTACGCATAGCGCTGAGCAACCCGGGCATGCTTTTAAAACCGGAAATGTTTACTAATGTGATAATCACCAATAAGGAAGCAAACAGTTCAGTTTCCATACCTGCATCATCAGTAATATTTGACAGCAGTAAAAACTTTGTAGTGGTGTATAACAGCAAATGCGACCTGCAGGTACGCGAAGTTAACGTGATAAAAACCGTTGACGACATTACCTATATAGCTGCAGGACTGAAGCCCGGTGATAAGGTGATATCAAAAAGCCAGCTCTTGCTTTATAATGCATTAACGGAAGACTAA
- a CDS encoding GNAT family N-acetyltransferase produces MAIILQTERLTLSELTLSDAPFIVALLNSPGWLKYIGDKGVRSISDAERYILNGPVKSYLENGYGLWLVSLTATSIPIGLCGIIKRDTLPTPDIGYALMPDAYGQGYAHEITLAVYRHAVSVLKIPSLCAIVTPGNTRSVNVLLKLGFTQQPDIVLPGSTDEVLYFIS; encoded by the coding sequence GTGGCTATTATCCTCCAAACCGAACGCTTAACCTTAAGTGAGCTTACCTTATCAGACGCTCCCTTTATTGTAGCCCTGCTTAATTCGCCGGGCTGGCTCAAGTATATTGGCGACAAAGGTGTCCGTTCTATCAGCGATGCTGAGCGCTACATCCTCAACGGCCCGGTAAAAAGTTATCTTGAAAACGGGTATGGCCTGTGGCTGGTGAGCCTTACTGCAACTTCTATCCCAATTGGTTTGTGCGGCATCATAAAACGGGACACTTTACCCACACCAGACATTGGTTATGCCTTAATGCCCGATGCTTATGGCCAAGGCTATGCGCATGAAATAACTTTGGCTGTTTATAGGCATGCTGTTTCGGTATTGAAGATTCCGTCACTTTGCGCAATTGTTACACCTGGAAACACAAGATCTGTAAATGTTTTACTGAAGCTAGGGTTTACGCAACAGCCTGACATTGTGTTGCCCGGTAGTACTGATGAAGTTCTGTATTTTATAAGTTGA
- a CDS encoding carboxypeptidase regulatory-like domain-containing protein, translating into MNYRRFLACIAALAALLITYSFVSVEDPIDRIRQQLDRWVSAHPVEKVYLQFDKPYYAAGDDIWFKAYVVAGPDHRLSTLSGVVNVDLLDAGNVTKQSIKLQLANGVAAGDFALPDTLRGGNYHIRAYTNYMRNAGNEYFFDHAFTILSGMASKGPSGNITVAAGSDNKQSIKPDIQFFPESGYLVNGLPSQVAFKAVGSNGLGADVHGVVVDGQGKQVASFNSTHLGMGKFNLTPVAGGSYVARITTSDGTQMTVPLSKVQDRGYVMTVTDNGPNVTVNISASRTITNSASAPSLTLVGQSSGRIYFSSTGKPGSTAFTTTISKEKFPSGIARFTLFTAGGEPLNERLVFINNNKLALTFSASNSYSPRQKVKIGVIATNDGKPVAGNFSVSVTDESKVPVNENTENNILASLLLTSDLRGYVEQPAYYFNSQTNKVQTELDLLMLTQGYHRFDWREVINGSSQQDTYNLEKALQISGTITSPDGKPVAGGKVEVIDIDNIDYTLDTLTDANGRFSFTNLAFDDSLRLIVQARNAKNKRDVVIHLDSIAPLSKSTGKIAPDLSIDIHNELTVYSQSAKALYVAQRQYNVGNHVIPLQEVVIREKKQALKHSANLNGPGNADQVLLAHDMRNYGCVYLADCLQGRLLGVIFRNGIPYSTRGYRPMQVILDGVYVQGDFINTININDVAGIEVLRNAGTAGIYGGRAANGVIVITTKRGDEPETYAGPITGRGIKAFYPKGYYKARTFYSPRYDAPKENKQLADLRTTIYWNPNVTTSADGKTAFEYFNAGSRGKYRVVVEGIDSEGNVGRQVYRYNVE; encoded by the coding sequence ATGAATTACAGACGTTTTCTTGCATGCATTGCGGCACTCGCGGCACTGCTTATCACATACAGTTTTGTTTCTGTTGAGGACCCGATAGACCGCATCCGCCAGCAATTGGACAGGTGGGTTTCTGCTCACCCTGTAGAAAAAGTTTACCTCCAGTTTGATAAACCTTATTACGCCGCCGGCGACGATATCTGGTTTAAGGCCTACGTAGTTGCCGGACCGGATCATAGACTATCGACCCTAAGTGGTGTAGTGAATGTTGACCTGCTGGACGCTGGTAATGTTACCAAGCAATCGATAAAGTTGCAGCTTGCAAACGGTGTTGCTGCCGGTGACTTTGCCCTGCCTGATACTCTGCGAGGCGGTAACTATCACATTCGGGCGTATACCAATTATATGCGCAATGCCGGCAACGAGTACTTCTTCGACCATGCATTTACTATCCTGAGTGGAATGGCTTCTAAAGGTCCTTCAGGAAACATAACTGTTGCTGCGGGTTCAGATAACAAGCAATCAATTAAACCAGATATTCAGTTTTTCCCGGAGAGCGGTTACCTGGTAAATGGTCTCCCATCCCAGGTGGCGTTTAAAGCCGTGGGGTCAAATGGCTTAGGTGCAGATGTGCATGGCGTTGTTGTGGATGGACAGGGCAAGCAGGTCGCGTCATTCAACAGTACACATCTGGGCATGGGTAAGTTTAACCTTACGCCCGTAGCTGGGGGCAGTTACGTGGCCAGGATAACCACGAGTGATGGTACGCAAATGACCGTACCGCTTTCCAAGGTGCAGGATAGGGGTTACGTAATGACTGTTACTGATAATGGGCCTAATGTAACTGTGAATATCTCGGCATCGCGCACAATAACCAATAGTGCATCAGCCCCTTCGCTTACCTTAGTTGGGCAAAGTAGTGGCAGGATATATTTTTCTTCAACAGGTAAGCCGGGTAGTACAGCATTCACAACCACAATAAGCAAAGAGAAGTTCCCGTCCGGCATTGCGCGGTTCACACTGTTTACTGCCGGCGGCGAGCCGTTGAACGAAAGGCTGGTGTTCATCAACAATAACAAGTTGGCGTTGACATTTTCTGCAAGTAACAGCTATTCACCAAGGCAAAAGGTGAAAATAGGGGTAATTGCTACCAACGACGGCAAACCTGTAGCAGGCAACTTTTCAGTGTCTGTAACTGACGAGAGCAAAGTACCGGTAAACGAAAACACAGAAAATAACATTTTGGCCAGCCTTTTACTTACATCAGACCTTCGCGGCTATGTGGAACAACCAGCATATTATTTCAATAGCCAAACAAATAAAGTTCAGACCGAGTTGGACCTGCTGATGCTAACGCAAGGTTATCACCGTTTTGACTGGAGGGAAGTTATAAACGGCAGTTCGCAACAGGATACCTATAACCTCGAGAAAGCGCTACAAATATCTGGTACCATTACCAGTCCTGATGGGAAGCCTGTTGCGGGAGGTAAAGTTGAGGTAATAGACATTGATAATATAGATTACACACTAGACACGCTTACCGATGCTAATGGACGGTTTTCATTCACCAACCTGGCTTTTGATGATAGCCTGCGCTTAATAGTACAGGCACGCAACGCGAAAAATAAGCGCGATGTAGTAATTCATCTGGACTCGATAGCCCCTCTTTCGAAAAGTACAGGTAAAATTGCTCCTGACCTTTCGATAGACATACATAATGAGCTAACAGTTTACAGCCAAAGTGCAAAGGCATTGTATGTTGCACAGCGGCAGTATAATGTTGGCAACCATGTTATCCCATTGCAGGAGGTAGTCATCCGGGAGAAGAAGCAGGCACTTAAGCATTCCGCAAATCTTAATGGCCCGGGCAATGCCGACCAGGTGTTGCTTGCACATGACATGCGTAATTACGGGTGTGTATACCTGGCAGACTGCCTGCAGGGCCGTCTGCTCGGCGTAATATTCAGAAATGGCATCCCATATTCAACGCGTGGGTATCGTCCAATGCAGGTGATACTAGATGGGGTGTATGTACAAGGCGATTTCATCAACACCATCAATATAAATGATGTAGCGGGTATAGAAGTGCTGCGAAACGCCGGTACTGCCGGTATCTACGGAGGCAGAGCGGCAAACGGTGTTATTGTAATTACTACAAAGCGAGGCGACGAGCCTGAGACTTACGCCGGGCCGATAACCGGGCGGGGCATAAAGGCTTTTTACCCTAAAGGATATTACAAAGCGCGCACCTTTTACTCACCCAGGTATGACGCACCTAAAGAGAACAAACAACTCGCAGATCTGCGCACCACCATTTACTGGAACCCTAACGTAACAACCAGTGCTGACGGGAAAACCGCTTTTGAATACTTTAATGCAGGTAGCAGGGGTAAATACCGTGTGGTAGTTGAAGGTATTGACAGCGAAGGCAATGTGGGCAGGCAGGTATACAGGTATAATGTTGAATAA
- the lipB gene encoding lipoyl(octanoyl) transferase LipB: protein MSRKNKQVVLQDWGLTDYKEAWERQEAIFGETVKLKTEIRNRQVLTGAGGEPAEEPLTPNYLIFVEHPHVYTLGKSGKPEHLLLDANGLKEKNAVYYPINRGGDITYHGPGQLVSYPILDLDNFFTDIHLYLRTLEEAVILTLADYGLQAGRYPGYTGVWFDADNEKARKICAMGVRCSRWVTMHGLALNVNPDLDYFKNIVPCGIDDKNVTSMQQELGREVNIKEVQEILTRHISVLFGMEII, encoded by the coding sequence ATGAGCAGGAAGAACAAACAAGTTGTTTTACAAGATTGGGGCCTTACCGACTATAAAGAAGCTTGGGAAAGGCAGGAAGCAATCTTCGGCGAAACCGTAAAGTTAAAGACTGAGATACGCAACCGGCAAGTACTGACAGGAGCAGGAGGAGAACCGGCCGAAGAGCCGCTTACGCCTAATTACCTTATTTTTGTAGAACACCCTCACGTGTATACGCTGGGCAAAAGCGGCAAGCCAGAACACCTGTTATTAGACGCAAATGGATTAAAGGAGAAAAACGCGGTATACTACCCTATTAACCGCGGTGGCGATATTACTTATCACGGCCCAGGCCAATTGGTGAGCTACCCGATACTCGACCTTGACAATTTCTTTACTGATATACACTTGTATTTACGCACGCTTGAAGAAGCCGTGATCCTCACCCTTGCAGATTACGGATTGCAGGCTGGACGCTATCCCGGCTATACTGGTGTATGGTTTGATGCAGATAACGAAAAGGCCCGAAAGATCTGCGCAATGGGGGTGCGCTGCAGCCGGTGGGTTACCATGCACGGTTTGGCGTTGAATGTTAATCCTGACCTAGATTACTTTAAGAACATTGTGCCTTGCGGAATTGACGACAAGAACGTGACGAGTATGCAGCAGGAACTAGGCCGGGAAGTAAACATAAAAGAAGTTCAGGAAATCCTTACCAGACATATTTCCGTATTGTTTGGTATGGAGATCATATGA
- a CDS encoding efflux RND transporter permease subunit, giving the protein MDKLIKNIIYFSLRHRAMVFFLTAVLAALGVWSYLNTPIETFPDVTNTQIIVIAQWPGRSAEEVEKMITVPMETVLNSVQKKVNLRTTSSFGLSYVRIIFDDDVDDSFARQQVLSRLQNVDLPEGVKPEMEPPYGPTGEIYRYTLKSRTKTLHELTAIQDWVLDRQFKSIDGVADVNSFGGEEKTYEVSVNPSLLQKYGLTSLDVFNAINRSNINVGGDVIEKNDQAFVVRGIGLINNISEIENIIIKNVNNVPILAKNIADVKESGLPRLGQVGRDRNNDVIEGIIVMRKGENPAEVLTRIREKVAELNNNVLPKDVKIDTFYDRTNLIDFCTETVIHNLLEGIILVTVIVFLFMADWRTTLTVAIIIPLALLFAFMCMRIKGMTANLLSMGAVDFGIIIDGAVVMVEGIFVALDHRAREVGMQKFNGLAKLGLFKNVGAEMGKAIFFSKLIIITCLIPIFAFQKVEGKMFSPLAYTLGFALLGALLFTLTLVPALASILLKKNVREKHNPVVLFFENGIRKMFAFTYRNQKLSLIVAFSFMAVTFFSAKFLGTEFLPQLNEGALWVTAQLPMSTSLESSVAVTNKMRQVLSTFPEVKQTLSQVGRTNDGTDPKGFFNVQIQVDLLPKDKWKRKISQEELIAEIDNKLSQFPGIIFNYSQPIIDNVAEAVAGVPASMAVKIFGPDFTVLDQKADSVMATLKNIKGVEDLGILKNLGQPEFRIELDQRKMALYGVSTADANATIEMAIGGKAATQLYEGERKFDIRIRYQKQYRDTQDKIENLMVPTLNGSKISIKEIATITTQTGPAFIYRDNNTRYIAVKFSVRGRDLGSTIAEAQQKVNQRVKLGRGYSFTWNGEFENQIRASNTLAHVVPICLLVIFLILYITFGNAKDAGLVIMNVPFALIGGILALHITGINFSISAGIGFIALFGVCIQNGVILISVFRKNLQEGMQLDEAVLSGVVSRVRPVVMTALMAAIGLMPAAISTGIGSETQKPLAIVVIGGLITSSVLTLLILPIIYSVVYRFLHKRENRKLLKKIGAINA; this is encoded by the coding sequence ATGGATAAGCTAATTAAAAACATAATATATTTCTCGCTCAGACACCGGGCAATGGTATTCTTCCTTACCGCTGTACTGGCCGCGCTTGGGGTATGGAGCTATCTCAACACTCCCATAGAAACCTTTCCGGATGTTACAAACACCCAAATAATTGTAATAGCGCAATGGCCCGGCCGAAGCGCAGAAGAAGTAGAAAAGATGATAACCGTCCCGATGGAAACGGTTTTAAACTCGGTACAAAAAAAGGTTAACCTGCGCACAACTTCATCATTTGGCCTTTCATACGTACGTATCATTTTTGATGATGATGTAGACGATTCTTTTGCACGTCAGCAGGTGTTAAGCCGTTTGCAAAACGTAGATCTGCCTGAAGGCGTTAAGCCCGAAATGGAACCGCCCTATGGCCCTACCGGCGAAATTTACCGCTATACGCTCAAAAGCCGGACAAAGACCCTGCATGAGCTTACCGCCATTCAGGACTGGGTGTTGGATCGTCAATTTAAATCTATTGACGGTGTTGCAGATGTTAACAGCTTTGGCGGCGAAGAAAAAACCTATGAAGTGAGTGTAAACCCATCCTTACTGCAAAAATACGGCCTCACGTCGCTGGATGTATTTAACGCCATTAACCGCAGCAATATAAACGTTGGTGGGGATGTGATTGAAAAGAATGATCAGGCTTTTGTAGTGCGCGGCATTGGCTTAATAAACAACATTAGCGAGATAGAAAACATCATCATAAAAAACGTTAATAACGTGCCCATCCTTGCAAAAAACATTGCTGATGTTAAAGAGAGCGGTTTACCAAGATTGGGGCAGGTTGGCCGAGACCGGAATAACGATGTTATAGAAGGCATTATTGTTATGAGGAAAGGTGAAAACCCGGCTGAAGTGTTAACCAGGATTCGCGAAAAAGTAGCCGAACTTAATAACAATGTGTTGCCGAAAGACGTGAAGATAGACACCTTTTACGACCGAACCAACCTTATAGATTTTTGTACCGAAACCGTTATACATAATTTACTGGAAGGTATAATATTGGTTACGGTTATTGTATTCCTGTTTATGGCCGACTGGCGCACGACGCTGACCGTTGCTATAATTATCCCCCTTGCGCTGCTTTTCGCCTTTATGTGTATGCGTATAAAGGGCATGACGGCCAATCTCCTTTCGATGGGAGCGGTTGACTTCGGGATTATCATAGATGGTGCAGTGGTAATGGTAGAGGGCATTTTTGTAGCGCTCGACCATCGGGCAAGGGAAGTAGGTATGCAAAAATTCAACGGCCTGGCAAAATTAGGCTTGTTTAAGAACGTGGGCGCCGAAATGGGCAAAGCTATATTCTTCTCCAAGTTAATTATAATCACGTGCCTGATCCCAATTTTTGCCTTTCAAAAGGTAGAAGGCAAGATGTTCTCGCCACTGGCCTATACCTTAGGGTTTGCTTTACTGGGGGCATTACTGTTCACGCTTACACTAGTACCTGCGCTTGCCAGCATTCTACTAAAAAAGAATGTACGTGAGAAGCATAACCCGGTGGTGCTGTTTTTTGAGAACGGCATTCGCAAAATGTTTGCCTTTACCTATCGCAATCAAAAGTTAAGCCTTATAGTAGCATTCAGCTTTATGGCAGTAACCTTCTTTTCGGCTAAATTTTTAGGTACAGAATTTCTTCCGCAGCTAAATGAAGGTGCGCTTTGGGTTACTGCTCAACTGCCAATGAGTACCTCATTGGAAAGCTCAGTAGCCGTTACAAACAAAATGCGCCAGGTTTTATCAACCTTTCCGGAAGTTAAGCAAACCCTCTCACAGGTAGGCCGTACAAACGACGGCACAGATCCTAAAGGCTTCTTTAATGTGCAGATACAGGTGGACCTTTTACCTAAAGATAAATGGAAACGAAAGATATCACAGGAGGAACTTATTGCCGAAATTGATAATAAACTGAGCCAGTTCCCTGGCATAATATTTAACTACTCGCAGCCTATTATAGACAACGTTGCAGAGGCTGTCGCCGGGGTGCCGGCATCAATGGCGGTTAAAATATTTGGACCGGACTTTACAGTGCTTGATCAAAAGGCAGACTCCGTGATGGCAACCCTCAAGAATATAAAAGGGGTTGAAGATTTGGGTATTTTAAAGAACCTTGGCCAGCCGGAATTCAGAATAGAGCTAGATCAGCGCAAGATGGCCTTGTACGGGGTTTCTACAGCGGACGCTAATGCCACCATAGAGATGGCAATTGGTGGCAAAGCAGCCACTCAGCTTTACGAAGGCGAACGTAAATTTGATATCCGGATACGTTACCAAAAACAGTATCGTGACACTCAGGACAAAATAGAAAACCTGATGGTACCAACACTTAACGGATCAAAAATTTCAATTAAAGAAATTGCCACTATTACCACGCAAACAGGGCCCGCGTTTATATACCGTGACAACAACACGCGCTATATAGCTGTAAAATTCTCTGTACGGGGCCGTGACCTTGGCAGCACCATTGCCGAAGCACAGCAGAAAGTGAATCAGCGTGTAAAATTAGGCAGGGGTTATTCTTTCACCTGGAACGGAGAGTTTGAAAACCAGATACGCGCATCAAATACCCTTGCACACGTGGTACCTATCTGCTTGCTCGTCATCTTCCTTATCCTGTACATAACCTTTGGCAATGCCAAGGATGCAGGTTTGGTGATCATGAACGTACCGTTTGCACTTATAGGTGGTATACTGGCATTGCATATCACCGGCATAAACTTTAGCATATCAGCAGGCATTGGCTTTATAGCGCTGTTTGGGGTTTGTATACAAAATGGCGTTATTCTAATTTCAGTGTTCCGCAAGAACCTGCAGGAAGGTATGCAGCTTGACGAAGCAGTGCTCAGCGGCGTAGTGTCACGCGTACGCCCTGTGGTTATGACAGCGTTAATGGCGGCAATCGGATTAATGCCTGCAGCTATATCTACGGGTATCGGTTCCGAAACGCAAAAGCCATTGGCAATAGTAGTAATAGGCGGGCTTATTACTTCCAGTGTACTTACGCTGCTTATTCTTCCTATAATTTATTCCGTAGTTTACAGGTTCCTTCATAAACGGGAGAACCGGAAACTACTTAAGAAAATAGGCGCTATAAACGCCTAG
- the dcd gene encoding dCTP deaminase, which produces MILSDKRILEEIEKGSIIIEPFNREHLGTNSYDVHLGKHLATYKDRVLDAKLHNEIINFEIPKEGFVLQPNTLYLGVTVEYTETHGHVPFLEGKSSTGRLGIDIHATAGKGDVGFCNTWTLEISCTQPVKVYPGMPIGQLIYFVVEGEIETFYNTKSNAKYNKPTTRPVESMMWKNKF; this is translated from the coding sequence ATGATCCTGTCAGACAAGCGCATCCTCGAAGAAATAGAAAAGGGAAGTATTATAATAGAACCTTTTAACCGCGAGCACCTCGGCACCAACTCTTACGATGTGCATTTAGGCAAGCATCTTGCCACCTACAAAGACCGCGTGTTAGATGCAAAACTGCACAATGAGATCATAAATTTTGAAATACCGAAAGAAGGTTTTGTGCTTCAGCCAAACACCCTTTATTTGGGCGTAACAGTAGAGTATACCGAAACTCATGGCCATGTACCTTTTTTGGAAGGTAAGTCGAGCACGGGAAGACTTGGTATTGATATTCACGCTACAGCCGGTAAGGGTGATGTAGGTTTCTGCAATACGTGGACGCTGGAGATATCATGTACGCAGCCAGTTAAAGTATACCCCGGTATGCCAATAGGCCAGCTAATTTACTTTGTGGTAGAAGGGGAGATAGAGACCTTTTATAACACCAAAAGTAACGCCAAATACAACAAGCCTACCACACGCCCCGTGGAAAGCATGATGTGGAAAAACAAGTTTTAA